A part of Paenarthrobacter sp. A20 genomic DNA contains:
- a CDS encoding TetR/AcrR family transcriptional regulator, whose protein sequence is MARVPAEERRLQFVEAAARVIAQDGLASATTRRIASEADAPLAALHYCFRSKDELLEEVYNFLSRDYAKALEPVADPGMGLRHMIGAHARRIWMRMLENPHEQVTTFELLLRRFRVEADDQPQAQLMNRSMYDGWVSSTLKLFREAADAANEPVPDNLEDITRLFISGIDGISMQHLADPDEERSSRLVELMARSLAAGLD, encoded by the coding sequence ATGGCCAGGGTTCCCGCTGAAGAACGGCGGCTCCAGTTCGTGGAAGCTGCGGCGAGGGTGATTGCCCAGGACGGCCTCGCCTCGGCAACAACACGGCGCATCGCCAGTGAAGCCGACGCCCCGTTGGCCGCGCTGCACTACTGCTTCCGCAGCAAGGACGAACTCCTTGAAGAGGTGTACAACTTCCTCAGCAGGGACTACGCGAAGGCGCTCGAACCCGTTGCCGATCCTGGCATGGGGCTGCGCCATATGATTGGCGCCCACGCCCGCCGCATCTGGATGCGCATGCTGGAGAACCCCCACGAACAGGTCACCACGTTTGAACTGCTGCTGCGCCGGTTCCGGGTAGAGGCTGACGACCAGCCACAAGCCCAGCTCATGAACCGCTCCATGTACGACGGCTGGGTCAGCTCTACCTTAAAGCTGTTCCGGGAAGCGGCTGATGCAGCAAACGAGCCCGTTCCCGACAACCTCGAAGACATCACGCGGCTGTTCATCTCGGGCATCGACGGCATCAGCATGCAGCATCTGGCAGACCCCGACGAAGAACGGTCATCGCGGCTGGTGGAACTTATGGCCCGCTCGCTGGCCGCCGGACTGGACTAA
- a CDS encoding amidohydrolase, whose translation MQEFADLVIVNASVHTMDPARPHRMTDAVAVKGGRIAALGRKDVRRAIGPHTKIVDAAGGAVIPGINDAHLHFVSAAMSAFGYVRVDPGIAPDWAAVVDVINAAPAGGDGWVRAHGWDEVVMGPAWDNLLECRPGIPVVAFDSTGHQLLANRDALKRAGINAETADLDGGVIARAEDGTPTGLFQDGAMELLSRAMPPVPVSTLRPALLKFQEHLHALGITSLTDPGLGPASAGLMDGAGSTAALELLGDLAVAGELTLRVNVLMLFAGTGGANATAIGEGLGTGLAEAFANRGIDPQQLRIAGVKIFADGIPRSGTAWMSEPYGKACTHGRLVIQGSDDAERVAELHTILELITDAGLQAGIHATGDAATAAAVEAILATAVGRGAMGAGNRHYIIHGAFTDTSTLATMAAHGIGYSTNPLIRAEAGDMMRQVLGEGRFSVHQPLRSAADAGVRFNLASDAPVTSSDWRRTVVAAVRRGTRSTPGDPGDPERIAGLQALAAMTIDAAWQDHAEHLKGALAPGMAADLCVLSGPWPEDEEIEKLLDLDITLTLSGGRVVHRTTN comes from the coding sequence ATGCAGGAATTCGCCGATCTAGTGATCGTCAATGCCTCGGTCCACACCATGGACCCGGCACGGCCACACCGTATGACCGACGCAGTTGCAGTCAAGGGCGGCCGCATCGCTGCCCTTGGCCGGAAGGATGTCCGCCGGGCGATTGGACCACATACCAAAATCGTGGATGCCGCCGGTGGCGCGGTCATTCCCGGAATCAACGACGCCCACCTGCATTTTGTCTCGGCAGCAATGTCGGCCTTCGGATACGTCCGCGTGGACCCGGGCATCGCGCCGGACTGGGCGGCCGTCGTCGACGTCATCAACGCAGCCCCTGCGGGCGGGGATGGCTGGGTCCGGGCCCATGGCTGGGACGAAGTCGTCATGGGTCCGGCATGGGACAACCTGCTCGAATGCCGCCCGGGCATTCCGGTAGTGGCCTTCGACTCGACCGGCCACCAGTTACTGGCCAATCGGGACGCGCTGAAGAGGGCAGGGATCAACGCTGAAACAGCAGACCTCGACGGCGGTGTCATAGCGAGGGCGGAGGACGGCACCCCAACTGGCCTCTTCCAGGACGGAGCCATGGAACTCCTCTCGCGGGCAATGCCACCCGTGCCCGTATCCACGCTGCGTCCGGCCCTGCTGAAATTCCAGGAGCACCTGCATGCCCTGGGGATCACATCACTCACCGATCCCGGATTGGGTCCCGCCAGCGCCGGACTCATGGATGGCGCAGGTTCGACGGCGGCACTTGAGCTGCTGGGCGACCTCGCCGTAGCGGGGGAACTGACGTTGCGCGTGAACGTCCTGATGCTGTTCGCCGGAACTGGCGGCGCGAATGCCACGGCAATTGGCGAGGGACTGGGAACCGGACTGGCGGAGGCCTTTGCCAACCGCGGCATCGATCCGCAGCAGTTGCGGATCGCGGGCGTAAAGATCTTTGCAGACGGCATCCCTCGCAGCGGTACCGCCTGGATGAGCGAACCCTACGGCAAAGCGTGTACCCACGGCCGCCTTGTGATCCAAGGCTCCGATGACGCAGAACGGGTTGCCGAGCTCCACACGATCCTTGAACTCATCACGGATGCCGGGTTGCAGGCCGGCATCCACGCCACGGGTGACGCCGCTACTGCCGCAGCAGTGGAGGCCATCCTCGCAACGGCGGTCGGCCGCGGTGCCATGGGTGCGGGGAACCGCCACTACATCATCCATGGAGCCTTCACCGATACCAGCACTTTGGCCACCATGGCCGCGCACGGCATTGGCTACAGCACCAATCCACTGATCCGCGCCGAAGCAGGGGACATGATGCGCCAGGTACTTGGCGAAGGTCGGTTCTCTGTCCACCAACCCCTTCGTTCGGCCGCCGACGCCGGTGTGCGGTTCAACCTTGCCTCAGACGCACCCGTCACCAGTTCGGACTGGCGTCGCACGGTGGTGGCGGCAGTTCGGCGAGGTACGCGTTCAACTCCGGGCGACCCCGGCGATCCCGAACGGATCGCCGGACTTCAGGCCCTCGCTGCGATGACCATCGACGCTGCCTGGCAGGACCACGCCGAGCATCTCAAGGGTGCACTCGCACCAGGGATGGCCGCTGACCTTTGTGTGCTTTCAGGCCCGTGGCCGGAAGACGAAGAGATCGAAAAGCTTCTCGACCTGGACATCACGCTCACGCTGAGCGGCGGCCGGGTAGTCCATCGAACAACCAACTAG
- a CDS encoding ABC transporter permease, whose product MMNVKTRNWLIGAGTPVLLLTAWWLLSENSTDPFFPPLRTILVRFQELWLFEHFQSDVLLSLGNLFVGFAIAAVAGVGIGFATALVPTVRWMVDPLIHFLRGIPPVALVPIFISLIGFGPEMRVASIALAALFPTMIATVDGIRSVSNDLMDVARVYRLSRKERLLNVLLPAATPQIFSGLQVSLQVAFIVMIASEMLGSSQGIGAMTLLAQQSFMTADMWAGILLLGVIGFLVNVLFGLLKHRVLSWYIGSRRMARAA is encoded by the coding sequence ATGATGAACGTAAAAACGCGAAACTGGCTGATTGGTGCCGGCACACCTGTGCTGCTCCTGACGGCATGGTGGCTCTTGTCGGAGAATTCCACGGATCCGTTCTTCCCCCCGTTGCGGACTATCCTGGTCCGCTTCCAGGAGCTGTGGCTCTTTGAACACTTCCAGTCCGACGTCTTGTTGAGCCTGGGCAACCTGTTCGTGGGCTTTGCGATCGCAGCGGTGGCGGGTGTTGGGATCGGTTTTGCGACTGCCCTGGTTCCCACGGTCCGTTGGATGGTGGACCCATTGATCCATTTCCTCCGTGGAATTCCTCCCGTTGCCTTGGTACCGATCTTCATCTCGCTTATTGGGTTCGGTCCGGAGATGCGCGTGGCCAGCATCGCGCTGGCGGCCTTGTTTCCCACCATGATCGCCACAGTGGACGGCATCCGGAGCGTCAGCAACGACCTCATGGACGTCGCCAGGGTCTACCGGCTGAGCCGAAAGGAACGATTGCTCAATGTTCTCCTGCCCGCGGCCACTCCCCAGATCTTTTCCGGGCTGCAGGTGAGCCTCCAGGTGGCCTTCATCGTGATGATCGCCAGCGAGATGCTGGGCAGTTCACAGGGCATCGGCGCGATGACGCTGCTCGCACAGCAGAGCTTCATGACCGCTGATATGTGGGCGGGGATCCTGCTCTTGGGCGTCATCGGGTTCCTGGTCAACGTCCTGTTCGGCCTGCTCAAACACAGGGTCCTGTCCTGGTACATCGGCTCACGGCGCATGGCGCGTGCAGCATGA
- a CDS encoding ABC transporter ATP-binding protein: MSIRQLPTLSPRPRKSAMAQQPETRISTTTPRLDVAHLAKTYGSGEKAHTVIEDLTFTVNAGEIVCIVGPSGVGKTTLLKCLAGLHPASSGQASIDGRAISGPPPEMALVFQDYNRSLMPWLTVRKNLILPLRHLRLPAAELKERCDSALAAVGLSHAGNQYPWQLSGGMQQRVAIARALAYRPEILIMDEPFASVDAQTRFDLEDLCLKIRRDFNMTILVVTHDIDEAVYLADRVVVLGSRPARVLKVVDVDLPAPREQISTRSLPEFARQRTEVLSLIKRPA; encoded by the coding sequence ATGAGCATCCGGCAACTCCCGACTCTTTCCCCTCGACCAAGAAAGTCCGCCATGGCACAGCAACCGGAAACCCGTATCAGTACCACCACGCCACGGCTGGACGTGGCACATCTCGCCAAAACCTATGGCAGCGGAGAGAAAGCCCACACAGTCATCGAAGACCTCACCTTTACGGTGAATGCGGGCGAGATTGTCTGCATCGTTGGCCCTTCCGGCGTTGGCAAGACGACCCTCCTGAAGTGCTTGGCGGGCCTCCATCCGGCAAGCAGCGGACAGGCGTCCATTGACGGGCGGGCCATCAGCGGTCCACCTCCCGAGATGGCATTGGTGTTCCAGGACTACAACCGCTCGCTCATGCCGTGGCTGACTGTCCGGAAGAACCTCATCCTGCCACTGCGCCATCTCCGGCTCCCTGCAGCGGAATTGAAGGAACGGTGCGACAGTGCACTGGCCGCCGTCGGGCTTTCCCACGCCGGCAACCAGTACCCGTGGCAGTTGTCAGGGGGCATGCAGCAGCGGGTGGCGATCGCACGCGCGCTGGCCTACCGTCCCGAGATCCTCATCATGGACGAGCCCTTCGCCTCCGTGGACGCACAGACACGCTTCGATCTCGAGGACCTGTGCCTCAAGATCAGGCGCGACTTCAACATGACCATCCTGGTGGTTACCCACGACATCGACGAGGCCGTGTACCTGGCAGACCGCGTTGTGGTGCTGGGATCCAGGCCGGCACGGGTCCTGAAGGTGGTTGACGTGGACCTTCCGGCTCCGCGTGAACAGATCAGTACGCGATCGCTGCCGGAGTTCGCCCGGCAACGCACCGAAGTGCTGTCACTCATTAAGAGGCCGGCGTGA
- a CDS encoding helix-turn-helix domain-containing protein: MTVAADTGPTTVETIVAESFQEWSRAISTSFVPLLATGPRDSTFHGTMRARVLGQISVVEIKAGPHTVLRTPELIAKSTGRFFKLSIQLSGSGRLVQDEREAVLRPGDLSIYDTSRPYQLTFDDDFRTLVLMFPHVLLDLPAEAMGHVTALRIPGDEGLGELISPFLVKLADNLEALSGTNGLRLVHNALDLVTTLFNGELDQLIDTGRDPHLLLLGRIHDYIEANLGDPGLSPGTIASAHYISTRHLHDLFQEIGTTVASSIRQRRLERCRRDLRDPVLADRPVTAIAARWGFTDAAHFSRIFRAAFGNSPTGYRNEA, translated from the coding sequence ATGACTGTCGCGGCTGATACAGGCCCCACAACCGTGGAAACAATCGTGGCGGAGTCCTTTCAGGAATGGAGTCGGGCCATCTCCACCTCCTTCGTGCCACTGCTGGCAACGGGGCCCCGCGATTCAACATTCCACGGAACCATGCGGGCACGGGTGCTGGGACAAATTTCAGTCGTGGAGATCAAGGCCGGCCCCCACACCGTCCTCCGCACACCGGAGCTGATTGCAAAATCCACAGGACGCTTTTTCAAGCTCAGCATCCAGCTCAGCGGTTCCGGACGCTTGGTCCAGGATGAACGCGAAGCGGTGCTTCGGCCCGGTGACCTCTCCATCTATGACACCTCCCGTCCCTACCAACTCACGTTCGACGACGACTTCCGCACCTTGGTGCTGATGTTCCCCCACGTTCTGCTCGACTTGCCCGCCGAGGCCATGGGGCACGTGACGGCACTGCGGATTCCGGGAGACGAAGGCCTGGGCGAGCTCATCAGCCCCTTCCTGGTGAAGCTCGCTGACAACCTCGAAGCGCTCTCCGGAACCAACGGGCTCAGGCTGGTCCATAACGCATTGGACCTTGTCACCACGCTCTTCAATGGCGAACTGGACCAGCTCATCGACACTGGACGCGACCCGCACCTGCTGCTGCTGGGGCGGATCCACGACTACATAGAGGCCAACCTTGGCGACCCCGGGCTCTCCCCGGGAACCATCGCTTCAGCCCACTACATCTCCACGCGGCACCTCCACGATCTCTTCCAGGAAATCGGAACAACGGTGGCCTCCTCCATCCGGCAACGGCGACTGGAACGATGCCGCCGCGACCTCCGGGATCCCGTCCTGGCTGACCGACCAGTGACGGCGATCGCGGCACGGTGGGGGTTCACCGACGCCGCCCACTTCAGCAGAATCTTCAGGGCAGCGTTCGGGAACTCCCCCACGGGGTACCGCAACGAGGCTTAG
- a CDS encoding APC family permease has protein sequence MSVDNPVKGRTAGPANTKRLLGVPAVTFMIIAASAPLTVLAGGVTTTFAVTGVMGVPLSFLLLGGILALFAVGYAGMSRYVTNAGAFYAYIAQGISRPAGVGASLVALMAYNLMQVGIYGLFGFTVSSLLSARLGVTVPWWIPVLACIAIVGWLGVNRVDLSAKVLGVLVALEFLVVIVYDVISLAVAPEGVSAVAFSPESLFVPGIGAVLSFGIAAFMGFESAAIYGEESKDPQRTVARATFAAVGIIAVFYAVSAWAMTVGAGPSAVIDSAAANGPDMMFAFLGANGGVLLSDIAQVLFVTSLFAALVSFHNAVARYFFSLGRERVLPPVLAKVRRGSGAPFAGSLAQTVIAVVVTVAFAIAGAGSELGELYPVLTMFTWLTNSGAMGLVLLMTVVSVAVIGFFRRNQHGASLWVRVIAPVLGFVLLAIVFVLILANFNVLLGQTESTAASFVLPALVLLPGVVGVVWGLRLRRSQPALYARIGHGSED, from the coding sequence ATGAGCGTGGACAACCCAGTTAAGGGCAGGACCGCCGGGCCCGCAAACACCAAGAGGCTTCTTGGGGTACCGGCTGTGACTTTCATGATTATCGCGGCCTCGGCGCCGCTGACCGTGCTGGCGGGCGGAGTGACTACGACGTTCGCTGTCACTGGAGTGATGGGTGTGCCCCTGTCCTTCCTGCTGTTGGGCGGGATCCTGGCGCTGTTCGCTGTGGGATATGCCGGCATGAGCCGCTATGTCACCAACGCAGGAGCTTTCTACGCCTACATAGCGCAAGGCATTTCCAGGCCGGCTGGAGTTGGCGCTTCCCTTGTGGCCCTGATGGCCTACAACCTGATGCAGGTTGGCATTTACGGCTTGTTCGGTTTCACGGTGTCCTCGCTCCTGTCGGCGCGGCTCGGCGTCACTGTTCCGTGGTGGATCCCCGTCCTGGCATGCATCGCCATCGTCGGGTGGCTGGGCGTGAACCGGGTGGACCTGTCTGCCAAGGTACTGGGCGTCCTGGTCGCCCTCGAGTTCCTGGTCGTCATCGTTTACGACGTCATCAGCCTGGCTGTCGCTCCCGAGGGGGTCAGTGCTGTGGCCTTCAGCCCGGAGAGCTTGTTCGTGCCGGGAATCGGTGCCGTACTCTCCTTTGGCATCGCTGCCTTCATGGGCTTCGAGTCCGCAGCCATCTACGGCGAGGAATCAAAGGATCCCCAGCGAACGGTCGCACGGGCAACGTTCGCTGCCGTGGGGATCATCGCCGTGTTCTATGCGGTTTCCGCATGGGCCATGACCGTGGGCGCAGGGCCCTCGGCGGTCATTGATTCAGCGGCCGCAAACGGCCCGGACATGATGTTCGCATTCCTTGGCGCCAACGGCGGAGTGCTGCTCAGCGACATCGCGCAGGTCCTTTTCGTCACCAGCCTCTTTGCTGCACTCGTCAGCTTCCACAACGCGGTGGCACGGTACTTCTTCTCGCTGGGCCGCGAGCGGGTCCTGCCCCCGGTGCTTGCCAAGGTCAGGCGGGGGAGCGGTGCGCCCTTCGCCGGTTCCCTCGCGCAGACGGTGATTGCCGTCGTCGTGACCGTTGCCTTCGCCATTGCCGGGGCGGGTTCCGAGCTCGGCGAGCTGTACCCCGTACTGACGATGTTCACCTGGCTGACCAACAGTGGTGCCATGGGCCTGGTCTTGCTGATGACGGTGGTATCGGTGGCTGTCATCGGCTTCTTCCGCCGAAACCAGCACGGGGCCAGCCTCTGGGTCAGGGTCATTGCACCTGTCCTGGGATTCGTCCTCCTGGCAATTGTCTTCGTGCTCATCCTGGCCAACTTCAATGTCCTGCTTGGACAAACTGAATCCACCGCCGCATCGTTCGTTCTCCCTGCACTGGTGCTGCTGCCCGGAGTGGTGGGGGTCGTCTGGGGTTTGCGGCTT
- a CDS encoding sulfatase-like hydrolase/transferase translates to MTGGMRAGAKRRPNVLFFIADQLRADHLGFAGNNTVKTPNLDALAARSVVFDNATVANPTCMPNRASLMTGRWPSAHGTRCNGITLDPHTRTVPGSLAAGGYRTVGVGKLHHQNMGWEFEPHQADEIRATDPMLLDPESGDARRQGHAPGWDQWENRDAHDKRFIGLPNDYYGYQHVDLVIGHGDRPGGHYVHWARERGVDPGTLGGAENSSRPYVGWEQVYQTAIPAEVHPTSYISEKAIEHLKDAAGQDQPFFMFVSFPDPHHPFSPPAGYSDLYDPDALPLPLGFEQDHSASPPHVRAMIEHRGEPNPDPTMTWAATEEQYRYAAAAQYGLITMMDEHIGRILDELARQGLAEDTIVVFTSDHGDLFGDHGLMLKHFVHYRAVTNVPLILHVPGGSPCRTDALVSSADLAPTLLELTGSEGYRGIQGRSLVPVLRGIAGHHRDAVLVEEEQPFGLDGLPGPVRIRTVITAEGRLTRYFGTETCELYDHRSDPGELHNRAGDPAFTGLEDRLTRAMLEEMAALADQGTAPTAAA, encoded by the coding sequence GTGACGGGCGGAATGCGTGCAGGCGCCAAACGCCGGCCAAACGTCCTGTTCTTCATTGCCGACCAACTTCGGGCAGATCATCTGGGTTTCGCTGGCAACAACACCGTAAAAACGCCCAACCTCGATGCGCTCGCAGCCAGAAGTGTTGTCTTCGACAATGCGACGGTCGCCAACCCCACTTGCATGCCCAACCGCGCCAGTTTGATGACTGGCCGGTGGCCTTCAGCGCATGGAACCCGTTGCAACGGCATCACCCTCGATCCCCATACCCGGACAGTTCCCGGTTCCTTGGCGGCCGGTGGCTATCGCACAGTGGGCGTCGGAAAACTGCACCACCAAAACATGGGCTGGGAGTTCGAGCCGCATCAGGCCGACGAGATCCGGGCAACGGATCCCATGCTCCTGGACCCGGAATCAGGTGATGCCCGGCGTCAGGGGCACGCGCCCGGCTGGGACCAATGGGAAAACCGTGACGCCCACGATAAGCGCTTTATTGGACTCCCCAACGACTACTACGGCTATCAGCATGTGGACCTGGTGATAGGGCATGGGGACCGTCCCGGGGGCCATTACGTGCATTGGGCACGGGAGCGGGGCGTTGACCCCGGGACGCTGGGCGGGGCGGAAAACTCCTCCAGGCCATATGTCGGTTGGGAACAGGTATATCAGACGGCGATTCCGGCCGAAGTGCATCCCACCAGCTACATCAGCGAGAAGGCCATAGAGCACCTGAAGGACGCAGCGGGCCAGGACCAACCGTTCTTCATGTTTGTCTCCTTCCCGGACCCCCACCATCCGTTCTCACCTCCAGCGGGCTATTCGGACCTCTACGATCCCGATGCGTTGCCGCTGCCCCTCGGGTTCGAACAAGACCATTCAGCATCGCCCCCGCATGTCCGGGCCATGATCGAACATCGTGGCGAGCCGAACCCCGACCCGACCATGACCTGGGCGGCCACCGAGGAACAATACAGGTACGCGGCGGCAGCCCAATACGGCTTGATCACCATGATGGATGAACACATAGGCCGCATACTGGACGAATTGGCCAGGCAGGGCCTGGCTGAAGACACCATCGTGGTCTTTACCAGCGACCATGGAGACCTTTTTGGCGACCACGGCCTGATGCTCAAGCACTTTGTCCACTACCGTGCCGTGACGAATGTTCCGTTGATACTGCATGTTCCCGGTGGTTCACCGTGCCGCACCGATGCGCTGGTTTCCAGCGCCGACCTGGCACCCACCTTGCTCGAACTCACGGGATCCGAAGGCTACCGGGGTATCCAAGGTCGCTCGCTTGTGCCGGTACTCCGGGGGATCGCGGGGCATCACAGGGACGCTGTATTGGTGGAGGAAGAACAGCCGTTCGGCCTCGATGGACTCCCCGGTCCAGTCAGGATAAGGACCGTCATCACTGCCGAGGGCCGGCTGACGCGGTATTTCGGGACGGAAACCTGTGAACTCTACGATCACCGCAGCGATCCCGGAGAGCTCCATAACCGTGCGGGTGATCCTGCTTTTACAGGATTGGAGGACCGCCTCACGCGGGCAATGCTGGAGGAGATGGCCGCGCTGGCCGACCAAGGAACAGCGCCGACGGCGGCCGCGTAG
- a CDS encoding ABC transporter substrate-binding protein yields the protein MRRSIPLALAAVLSMTLAACGGGSSPATTPAADGTTTLKVGTIGIGSDAGIRLAVDKGYFKEQGLNVEISVIANPPAGIAAAQSGQIDVTYTPSIPLLNALNQNVPLKIVAAADGYKDGAGEESDLNRVDDTGLLVQKASAISRPKDLEGKNVSVPARKAQLEVTVSKLIKDDGGDPAKVNWMVLDPSSALQSLNSGRVDAASLVAPFTSKAVAEGNRLLASPGVEFFEQGAIGLWVSGANTVKSKQKALEGFKTAIYKANAYANGNTDEAQQLSAEITKTSLDVVKSGAVNYWPEEVRVEDIERANNNLADLGFLSAPVKLPGDLVFGN from the coding sequence ATGCGACGCAGTATTCCTTTGGCACTGGCCGCAGTCCTGTCCATGACCCTTGCAGCCTGCGGAGGCGGTTCAAGCCCGGCAACCACTCCCGCCGCGGACGGGACCACCACCCTCAAGGTAGGCACCATCGGCATCGGGTCCGACGCCGGCATCCGGCTGGCCGTCGACAAGGGCTATTTCAAGGAACAGGGCCTCAACGTCGAGATATCTGTCATCGCCAACCCTCCAGCCGGCATCGCAGCGGCACAGAGCGGCCAGATCGATGTCACTTACACCCCTTCCATCCCACTCTTGAATGCCCTGAACCAGAACGTCCCCCTCAAGATCGTGGCAGCTGCCGACGGCTATAAAGACGGTGCCGGCGAAGAGTCCGATCTCAACCGCGTCGATGACACGGGCCTGCTGGTCCAGAAAGCGTCCGCCATCTCCCGGCCGAAAGACCTTGAGGGCAAGAACGTCAGTGTCCCGGCACGGAAGGCCCAGCTGGAAGTGACAGTCAGCAAACTCATCAAGGACGACGGCGGTGATCCCGCCAAAGTGAACTGGATGGTCCTGGATCCTTCGTCGGCACTCCAATCATTGAATTCAGGACGCGTGGACGCAGCCTCACTTGTCGCGCCGTTCACGTCCAAGGCAGTGGCGGAGGGAAACCGGCTCCTGGCTTCACCCGGCGTCGAGTTCTTTGAACAAGGTGCGATCGGGCTCTGGGTCTCCGGCGCCAACACAGTGAAGTCGAAGCAGAAGGCGTTGGAGGGTTTCAAGACCGCTATCTATAAGGCAAACGCCTACGCCAATGGCAACACCGACGAAGCGCAGCAGCTCAGCGCCGAGATCACCAAGACTTCGCTCGACGTGGTCAAATCCGGCGCCGTGAACTATTGGCCGGAGGAAGTCCGCGTCGAGGACATTGAACGAGCCAACAACAACCTTGCCGACCTTGGTTTCCTGAGCGCACCAGTGAAGCTTCCCGGCGACCTCGTTTTCGGGAACTAG
- a CDS encoding ABC transporter permease translates to MKPSIRPVAFSVLGIVAALVIWQVLAEARVAGNALPSATTVFANLATTLGLGSFWSSLASTIGIALLALALSAVAGIVIGLLVGSFESVRYATLAVLEFLKPVPPIVILPLAVLVLGPTVEMALFLVVFGCLLPIVMQTVDGVQSTDPVARDTARSYGMGEGEILARVVLPSAMPYIGTALRVAAPAALVVTVVAGLLGGGPGLGQSIYQAQAAGDYAGLYGLVIVLGLLGLLFQGATRVAERRVLHWHESYREVVP, encoded by the coding sequence ATGAAACCGTCCATCCGTCCGGTGGCGTTCAGCGTCCTGGGGATCGTGGCAGCCCTGGTCATTTGGCAGGTCCTTGCCGAAGCCAGGGTGGCCGGAAATGCCTTGCCGTCAGCCACCACTGTCTTCGCCAACCTGGCAACAACCCTGGGATTGGGTTCGTTTTGGTCTTCGCTGGCTTCCACCATTGGGATCGCACTGCTTGCCCTGGCCCTTTCGGCCGTGGCGGGGATAGTGATTGGCCTGCTGGTGGGCAGCTTCGAATCCGTTCGTTACGCCACGTTGGCGGTGCTGGAATTCCTCAAGCCGGTACCGCCCATCGTCATTCTTCCTCTGGCCGTTTTGGTGCTGGGTCCAACAGTTGAGATGGCGCTCTTCCTGGTGGTGTTTGGTTGCTTGCTGCCCATCGTCATGCAGACCGTCGACGGCGTTCAGAGTACTGATCCCGTAGCGCGGGACACGGCGCGGTCATACGGAATGGGGGAGGGCGAAATCCTGGCACGCGTAGTGCTTCCCAGCGCCATGCCGTACATCGGCACTGCCCTGCGCGTTGCAGCGCCCGCAGCCTTGGTGGTCACGGTCGTAGCCGGGCTCCTCGGGGGTGGTCCGGGCCTGGGCCAGAGCATCTACCAGGCCCAAGCAGCCGGTGACTACGCCGGTCTCTATGGATTGGTGATTGTCCTTGGCCTGCTGGGTCTGTTGTTCCAAGGTGCCACCCGGGTCGCGGAGCGCCGGGTTCTGCACTGGCATGAGTCCTACCGGGAAGTGGTGCCCTGA